One genomic window of Glycine max cultivar Williams 82 chromosome 16, Glycine_max_v4.0, whole genome shotgun sequence includes the following:
- the LOC106796403 gene encoding uncharacterized protein has translation MQFVWELYPSTVISLLPPVCLVGSLAWYAVVPLICFQVIEWHQPDRVLRQFGMQQPIPESPSQPLNIHGITLKGKHDENWGQLFAPMIDQWNNRHAFRVDAYPQQEGLLSFNSDYMVWYRRKTKMFVDPANAKTATLGEVAEALQYMVSPQGRNTCTFDDLVPYVEKITILFEEQERVTEPVSHGPASERQFPAQQFHMLQSSIETQGIDRRRDTVEAEEYSQQMAERGHEMYYTPQTFAEYPTQMYQYPFQGHHTDTSASQQSFGGVAETQTHFSWPTMTPSQQYHGPIPTPNAPLGIQWNVPGQIPNTGDLFGVDLRHAFSAEADKEEAGRHRGRRNPDRQARRWDRPCGTSS, from the exons atgcagtttgtgtgGGAGCTGTACCCATCAACCGTAATATCACTGTTGCCTCCCGTTTGTTTAGTCGGAAGTCTCGCGTGGTAcgcggtggtgccactaatttgtttccaagttattgagtggcaccaaccggaCAGAGTATTGAGACAATTTGGGATGCAACAACCAATTCCAGAGTCTCCTTCACAACCCTTAAACATTCATGGCATAACATTGAAAGGGAAACATGACGAAAATTGGGGGCAATTGTTCGCCCCAATGATTGACCAGTGGAATAATCGCCATGCATTTAGGGTCGACGCTTATCCCCAACAAGAAggcctattgagttttaactcggactacatggtctggtataggcgaaagacaaagatgtttgttgacccAGCAAATGCAAAGACggctacattg GGTGAAGTTGCGGAGGCATTACAATACATGGTgtctcctcaagggaggaaTACATGCACatttgatgatctcgtgccttatgtggaaaaaattacaattttattcgAAGAGCAAGAAAGAGTCACTGAGCCAGTGTCACATGGTCCCGCATCAGAGCGTCAATTTCCTGCACAACagtttcacatgcttcagtCAAGTATTGAAACTCAGGGGATAGACAGAAGAAGGGACACTGTTGAAGCGGaagaatattcccaacaaatggcGGAGCGTGGCCATGaaatgtattacacgccacaaACATTTGCTGAGTATCCgacacagatgtatcagtatccttttcaGGGTCATCACACTGATACTTCTGCAAGCCAGCAATCGTtcggtggtgttgcggaaacacaaactcatttttcatggcccacaatgaccccttcacagcaatatcatggcccaattccaacacctaatgccccGTTAGGAATACAATGGAATGTACCGGGACAAATACCTAATACGGGTGACTTATTCGGTGTTGATTTGCGGCACGCATTTTCTGCGGAGGCTGACAAAGAAGAAGCGGGGAGGCATCGgggcagaagaaatcctgatcgccaagcacgaagatgggatcgaccatgtggcacatcctcatGA